ggcctcctcgccGTCGCCCATCACGCTGCGCACGGCCTCCTCCACCACGTCCCGCCCCACCAGGATCTCCTTCTTCACGGCCTGGAACGTCAGCGGCTCCTTCACCCCGACGCTGACGCCGGTGCCCAGCACCTCCACGACCATCTTCTCGTTCAGGAACTGGTCGGAGAAGTGCGGCCACGTCACCATCGGCAGCCCCGCGGCGATGGCCTCCAGCGTGGAGTTCCACCCGCAGTGCGTCACGAACGCGCCCACCGCGTCGTGGGACAGGATCAGCAGCTGCGGCGCCCACCCTCTGATGAGCAGGCAGCGCCCCGCCCCGACGCGCGCCTCTAGCTCGCGCAGGAACTCGCGCACCGTCTCGTCGTACTCGTCGGCCGTGTCCTTCACCGCCCAGACGAACGGGTGCCCCGACGCTTCCAGCCCGAGGCCCAGCTCCACGACCTGCTTCGGACCCGCCTGCGCGATGCTCCCGAAGGAGACGTACACGACGGAACTGGGCTCCTTGCCGTCGAGCCACCGGAGGCACTCGTCGGGGTCGACGGCGGAGGCCCTCAACCCTCTCGACGCCAGCGTTGACGCCAGTGTCGTGCGGCTGTGGTGGTACGTTGAGACCGGCCCAACGGTCCAGACCTTCATCTCCCGGGCCGCCGCGTAGCCGGCGACGTACTCCGGCTCTAGCTCCAGGAAGGTGTTCACGATGACTCCGTCAGCCTCGGCCCGCGCGCGCTCGACGTAGTCCGCGAACTCCTCCCACCACGGGATTGGGATCCCCCGGAAGAAGCCCGGGGCCTGCGCCCTCGTCACCACGAACCTTCTCTCCAGCCCCGGCACGACGACCGGCTCGTTGGAGTCCTTGACGCCGTCGTACGCGTGGAACCTCTCGAGGTTGTGCTGGTACAGAAGGCCGAAGGCGCACATGCTGAAGAAGCTCAGCCGCGGGACGCCGAGGTTGGCGGCGAGCTCCGTGGTCCATGGGTGGACGAAGTCCGACACGATGCACGTCGGGTACGGCGCGTGAGCGCGGAGGTAGCTCTCGATCGGCGCGCGGAGGAGCGCCATGGCGCGGTAGTAGTTCCACATGTATCTATGTGGAACTCTGTCCCCGTCGTCTGCCCCTTCCGGCAGGCCGGACTCGGCGTAGTCGAGCGGGAACTCGACGAGCCGGACCGGCAGCCCGGTCCGCTGGGTGGACTCGACGGTCCGTCGCACCAGCACAGCCGTGGACGGCGGCGCCACGATGGTACAGAGCGCGCCGTGGGTGGCGAGCAGCAGGGCTGTGTCGACGGCCGGGATGAGGTGACCCTGCTCTCTCAGCGGGACGAACACGAAGTGCGCCGCCTTTGTGCGGCCGCCGTCATCCTCCGCGTCTCCCCGGGCAAGGATAGACGCTGGCACTTGGCTCGTCATCCTGCTCGTCGTCTTCCCGAGTGAGCTGTGGTTTTCTTGCCTCTGCCCTCTGGTGTGCTGTAGACTTTAGGTGGATGTGCGTGCCATCTTAAAGGAGATATGCTTAGGATTCGGAACGGCAAAAGTTGTTTGATGAAAGCCAGTGAGTGATTTTCAAACTTTGTCTGTTGGATTGGATTGAAAATCATCACTGCCTGCACCGTCAGCGTGAGCATGTGAGTTACAATCCTGTATTTTTTATGGTCCCGTGATGTATACTCCctccataaataaataaataaataactgtACATACATCTCGTTTTACAAAAAAAGTTACCATTTTTAAGATTGGCctaataatatatataaaaacatacAGTACTAATAATATGAGTACTAATAATGTGTGTAATAAATATTAGCAAATTAATGgtggaatatatttttataataaatatattaaGAGATACCAATGTTTataaatattttctataaacctagtcCAACTAAAAAATTTGACTCTCAAAAAACGAGATGCACTTATTTTAGAATGGACAGAACCAGAAATTACAAACATAGGGCTCATGGTATACGTAGGATTGTGCTTAAGTCGTTctagcttttttttttctctagtGTAATATATTACAACAATCAATAGTTTTCGCCGTCTTTGGGGAAAAATTCAGAAAGCTACCGAGTGACGATGACATGTGCCAGTGGGGGCACACAGTCTCGTAGTTGGTAGATGACGAAATTCTAGTACTATTTAGTAATATTAtatataagcttttggtggcctaAATGACTGACATTAGAGTATTTAACTATCTGGATGACCAAGTGCGAGCGCCGGCGTAACTGCGTGGTTGCTCCCTGATACAATTCAACACGATTTTGCTAGTGAAAGTCAATATATCTGGTACGATCTTTGATAGTTAAGATTGTTAATGTTATAAGGGCATGCTCAGATGTTACGTAGATATATAATCTCCTTTTGTTCTGAAGAAACTTCAAAGAGTCAAATGatttaaatttataaaaaatattaacatttatggtCCCAAATAGGTACCTAGCGATGAAAACAAGCTTTAGAACCATAAATAGACTTAATTTTGCAAGGTTATTTATAGATTCACGTGCAAGGCTATTTGCATCCCTGTAAGCACCATtatattaattatgaaatatagaCCTATTTAGAGACATAATTGTTGATATTACTTtcaataaatttagtcaaacttgaaaagTTGACTTGATTTAAATTTAAAATAGCATCCCTCGTCGACCTTCGTAACCGCGCGCGCGACCTCTGTGCCGTCCCACCATGTCCGGATCCTTCCTCGATGTCGCACCCGTGGCGGAGTGCCGTAGACGAGGGAGGgattggtggagaagatgagagcGTCGTTGTAGGGGTTGACGGGCGGGAGGTAGCGGCGACGGAGGTGATGATGGGCGGGGAGGTGCGGTGGAGGAGGCGACGACAAGTAGAGGCCTGGAGGGGCGGTGGCGAGGGGCACCGACGGAGGAAGGCATAGGCTGGGGAGGCGACGCCGCGACAACCAAAGAAGGGGATCACAGATTTTGAGAAAATAAGTGAGTTGAAAGGGATAAGACTGCATGCTACTTGGCTAATGGATCGTGAGACCATAGTCTATAACGACAATCTTTACGGGGACATAATTTAAATCTTAGAATGACGATTATTCTGTGACAGAGGAAGTATCCTAACGGCACAAAACAGTAGACTACAAAGTGTAATCTAGTTGGGTTTATCAATTGCGTTCAAAAAGTCGGGTTTATCAATCGAGATCCCGGGTGGAAAATCGACTGTGGGAGGTACTGTAGTAGTTATAGGTCCTAGGCTCCTAGCCGAGGGAGACAGCTGCGAATTGAAGTTAGTCAGTATTTGCGCTAGTTGACGTTGGATTTCGTTCGAAACCCAATATTTGTGGTCCTTTGACTCGGCAACTCGTTTCGTACTGTTCAGGACCATGCAGAGATGGAGTACCAACAGAACATTGCAGTCTCGCAATTCACACAAGTGTCATACTGTCATCCTGGCGACCGCAAATTATGACGTCAGTCCTGACTGAGGACATAGATGCCGACCGGCCGGCCTTGGCCGGCTGGGTTAACGACGCAAACAAAGCTCTATGCCGTCTTTTATAGATGTCACGCGCAGCAAACTAAAACACACACGAAAGCAGCCGATAAGAACACTAAGTCATCACTGCCCCAACCCCCGTCGGCGGCACGACGACCGCCAGAAATCAGGATGGGTAGCCAAGGACAAGCGGCAACCAACGGCCGGGGAGACGCAGACGACACCGGCGGAAGACGAACCCAGGCGGCGCACTTCGTGTTCGTCCCGCTGATGGCTCAGGGCCACCTGATCCCGGCCGTCGACACCGCGCTGCTGCTCTCCACGCACGGCGCGGTCTGCACCATCGTCGGGACCCCGGCCACGTCTGCGCGGGTACGCCCGAGCATCGAGTCCGCCCGGCAGTCGGGCCTGCCGGTCCGGCTCGTCGAGTTCCAGCTCGACTACGCCGAGGCCGGCCTGCCCGAAGGCGCCGACAACATGGACAACGTCCCGGTAGAGTACACGCAGAACTACTTCGAGGCCGTCGCGCTCCTCGGCGCGCCGATCGAGAGCTACCTCCGCGCGCACGCGCCGTACCCGACGTGTGTCGTGGCGGACTTCTGCCACCCGTGGACCACGGTGCTCGCGGCCAACCTCGGGGTCCCGCGCCTCAGCTTCTTCAGCATGTGCGCCTTCTGCCTGCTGTGCCAGCACAATGTCGAGCGGTTCAACGCGTACGACGGTGTCGCCGATGACAACGAGCCGGTCGTCGTGCCGGGCCTGGAGAAAAGGATCGTGGTGACGAGGGCGCAGGCCCCGGGCTTCTTCCGGGGGATCCCAATCCCGTGGTGGGAGGAGTTCGCGGACTACGTCGAGCGCGCGCGGGCCGAGGCCGACGGCGTCATCATGAACACCTTCGAGGAGATGGAGCCGGAATACGTCGCCGGCTACGCGGCGGCCCGGGGGATGAGAGTCTGGACCGTCGGGCCGGTGTCGCTCTACCACCACCAGCGCGCCGCAACACTGGCGGCGAGAGGGAACACTACCGACATCGACGCCGACGAGTGCCTCCGGTGGCTGGACGGCAAGGAGCCCGACTCCGTCGTGTACGTCAGCTTCGGGAGCATCGCGCAGGCGGACGCAAAGCAGGCCGTGGAGCTCGGCCTCGGGCTGGAAGCGTCGGGGCACCCGTTCATCTGGGTGATCAGGAACGCCGGCGAGTACGACGGAGCCGTGCGCGCCTTCCTGGACGAGCTC
The nucleotide sequence above comes from Miscanthus floridulus cultivar M001 chromosome 18, ASM1932011v1, whole genome shotgun sequence. Encoded proteins:
- the LOC136522764 gene encoding UDP-glycosyltransferase 73C5-like, translated to MGSQGQAATNGRGDADDTGGRRTQAAHFVFVPLMAQGHLIPAVDTALLLSTHGAVCTIVGTPATSARVRPSIESARQSGLPVRLVEFQLDYAEAGLPEGADNMDNVPVEYTQNYFEAVALLGAPIESYLRAHAPYPTCVVADFCHPWTTVLAANLGVPRLSFFSMCAFCLLCQHNVERFNAYDGVADDNEPVVVPGLEKRIVVTRAQAPGFFRGIPIPWWEEFADYVERARAEADGVIMNTFEEMEPEYVAGYAAARGMRVWTVGPVSLYHHQRAATLAARGNTTDIDADECLRWLDGKEPDSVVYVSFGSIAQADAKQAVELGLGLEASGHPFIWVIRNAGEYDGAVRAFLDELEARVAGRGLLIRGWAPQVLILSHAAVGGFVTHCGWNSTMEAITAGLPVVTWPHFTDQFLNQKMAVEVLGIGVSVGITEPLLYQKVEKEIVVGRNVVEEAVRSVMGGGEEAKGRRRRARALAVKARAAMKEGGSSHRNLLDLVGRFEGVMAETTKGA
- the LOC136522061 gene encoding UDP-glycosyltransferase 73E1-like, which encodes MTSQVPASILARGDAEDDGGRTKAAHFVFVPLREQGHLIPAVDTALLLATHGALCTIVAPPSTAVLVRRTVESTQRTGLPVRLVEFPLDYAESGLPEGADDGDRVPHRYMWNYYRAMALLRAPIESYLRAHAPYPTCIVSDFVHPWTTELAANLGVPRLSFFSMCAFGLLYQHNLERFHAYDGVKDSNEPVVVPGLERRFVVTRAQAPGFFRGIPIPWWEEFADYVERARAEADGVIVNTFLELEPEYVAGYAAAREMKVWTVGPVSTYHHSRTTLASTLASRGLRASAVDPDECLRWLDGKEPSSVVYVSFGSIAQAGPKQVVELGLGLEASGHPFVWAVKDTADEYDETVREFLRELEARVGAGRCLLIRGWAPQLLILSHDAVGAFVTHCGWNSTLEAIAAGLPMVTWPHFSDQFLNEKMVVEVLGTGVSVGVKEPLTFQAVKKEILVGRDVVEEAVRSVMGDGEEAEERRRRARALAAKAAAAALVGGSSHANLQDLVNRFAPGPGTARGAAA